The Candidatus Margulisiibacteriota bacterium genome includes a window with the following:
- a CDS encoding ATP-dependent helicase codes for MDFIDYLIKKHNISLSEQQQKAVLNIDGPILLLAVPGGGKTTVIVSRCANLVINHGVIPQSILTLTFSKASAMDMKHRFHKAFGDNIQGEVHFSTIHSFCYFVLKNYAQKMRLSFPIIIEDEKAEVTKSQMLRQLYQKRNNSYLSDDKLEELSNAICYVKNMMLSEKEIIRYKTDIKNFFEIFQSYEALKHENNLIDFDDMLTKTLELFDQDKDLVNVYRNKYKYINVDESQDTSYLQHQILKCLANPRNNIFMVGDEDQSIYAFRAAFPKALMDFEKTYPGAQIYLMENNYRSTQSIVNAANKFIKQNNERYDKNMFSERKDGTPVKYISFQNKNDQYIHLVSKLKDNKDFSSIAVLYRNNVSAIPVADALSASAIPFYLREAKTHFFRHWVTMDIISFFDLSNDAANTGAFRQIYYKMNAFLSKVMFEYSVKNRMPNKTLFDTLLEYPDLTEKQYDKILAIKKNFQKMSKLNAHEAIEFIVNALGYGEYINKQSSDATDSTDGLNQIISSLKSIAARTDSVQSFKDRLERLQQIMQNAKFNKGKNAVTLSTVHSSKGLEFDCVYMIDLFDGQFPSVNSIREAKSGNRSLMEEEVRLFYVGATRARHQLELMASNTLDGNRVKPSRFIELFLDIPKKKQTVIADSSKWEIELDDYVDQGPISAKNLYLEMPVAHKMFGLGNIRSINWKTDILEIFFVDIGIKIFSLSTCINADLLHTLGNKNLANSEPFPGCIR; via the coding sequence ATGGATTTTATCGATTATTTAATCAAAAAGCACAATATAAGTTTAAGTGAACAACAGCAAAAAGCCGTTTTAAATATAGATGGTCCTATCCTGCTGTTGGCTGTGCCTGGTGGTGGCAAAACTACCGTTATCGTTTCCCGCTGCGCCAATTTGGTTATAAATCATGGGGTTATACCTCAGAGTATCCTTACCTTAACTTTTAGCAAGGCTTCAGCAATGGATATGAAGCACAGGTTTCATAAGGCTTTTGGAGATAATATACAGGGAGAGGTCCATTTTTCTACGATACATAGTTTTTGTTATTTTGTACTAAAAAATTATGCTCAGAAAATGCGTTTAAGCTTTCCGATCATTATTGAAGATGAAAAAGCCGAGGTAACAAAAAGTCAGATGTTAAGACAGCTGTATCAAAAGCGTAATAATTCTTATCTCAGCGATGATAAACTTGAGGAGCTATCAAACGCAATCTGTTATGTAAAAAATATGATGCTGTCGGAAAAAGAAATAATTCGTTATAAAACAGATATAAAGAATTTTTTCGAAATATTTCAATCTTATGAAGCTCTTAAGCACGAGAATAACTTAATTGATTTTGATGATATGCTCACAAAGACTCTGGAACTGTTTGACCAGGACAAAGATTTGGTCAATGTTTACAGGAATAAGTATAAATATATTAATGTGGATGAGTCGCAAGATACTTCCTACCTTCAGCATCAAATCTTAAAATGTTTGGCAAATCCCAGGAATAATATTTTCATGGTGGGGGATGAAGATCAAAGTATTTATGCTTTTAGGGCAGCTTTTCCCAAAGCACTAATGGATTTCGAAAAAACATATCCTGGTGCACAAATTTATTTAATGGAAAATAATTACCGGTCAACCCAAAGCATCGTAAATGCAGCTAATAAGTTTATTAAGCAGAATAATGAGCGGTACGACAAAAATATGTTTTCTGAGCGAAAGGACGGGACCCCGGTAAAATATATCAGCTTTCAGAATAAAAACGATCAATATATCCATCTTGTGTCTAAGTTGAAAGATAACAAGGATTTTTCTAGTATCGCTGTTTTATACCGGAATAATGTTTCGGCAATTCCAGTGGCAGATGCATTGTCTGCCAGCGCTATTCCTTTTTACCTGCGTGAAGCAAAAACCCATTTTTTTAGGCATTGGGTAACAATGGATATTATTTCTTTTTTTGACCTTTCTAATGACGCTGCAAACACTGGAGCTTTTCGTCAAATCTATTATAAAATGAATGCCTTTTTATCAAAAGTCATGTTTGAATATAGCGTGAAGAATAGAATGCCAAACAAAACCCTATTCGATACTTTGCTCGAATATCCGGATTTGACTGAAAAGCAATATGACAAGATTCTGGCGATAAAGAAAAACTTCCAAAAGATGTCTAAGTTGAATGCCCATGAAGCTATAGAGTTCATTGTTAATGCTCTGGGCTATGGTGAGTATATAAATAAACAAAGCAGTGATGCAACTGATTCTACAGATGGTTTAAACCAAATTATAAGTAGTTTGAAGAGCATCGCTGCAAGAACAGATAGCGTCCAGTCTTTTAAAGACAGACTTGAACGGCTTCAGCAAATTATGCAAAATGCAAAATTCAATAAAGGTAAAAATGCTGTAACCCTTTCTACCGTTCACTCTAGCAAAGGTTTGGAGTTTGATTGTGTTTATATGATAGATCTTTTTGATGGTCAATTCCCTTCAGTAAACAGCATACGAGAAGCTAAGTCTGGGAACCGATCTCTTATGGAAGAAGAAGTGCGGCTTTTTTACGTAGGAGCTACCAGGGCCAGGCATCAACTTGAGCTTATGGCTTCAAATACTCTGGATGGTAATAGAGTTAAGCCATCTCGTTTTATCGAGTTATTCCTGGATATTCCCAAAAAAAAGCAGACTGTAATAGCTGATAGCAGTAAATGGGAAATAGAACTCGATGATTACGTAGACCAGGGGCCCATTTCAGCAAAAAACCTTTATCTCGAAATGCCTGTTGCACATAAAATGTTTGGTTTAGGAAACATTCGTTCGATTAACTGGAAAACAGATATCTTGGAAATATTTTTTGTAGATATTGGAATCAAGATCTTTTCCTTAAGTACATGCATAAATGCCGACCTGCTGCATACACTTGGAAATAAAAACTTAGCAAATTCTGAGCCTTTTCCGGGGTGCATCCGATAA